A single Arachnia propionica DNA region contains:
- a CDS encoding ArsA family ATPase — protein sequence MRIILYTGKGGVGKTTVAAATALHLADQGNRVLVMSTDPAHSLGDALSLSLTSEPTRVAPGLDALEVDTLVENDRAWAGLRDYLARLMVREGEVTLATQEALLLPGLGELFSLLRVLDHASSGSYDILVVDCAPTGETLSLLKYPERLDQLFRTALPTKRALVRILGKPFERLTRIPMPEDRLFDDVLGLLDRLKRLGELLHDGKVTTLRLVATPEHVVIAETRRAHTWLTMYGFVVDAVVLNRIYPASALGDYFEPWAEAQAAGIQRIEESFAHLPIHRLLLQEREIAGLGALRDLARAMYGDDDPAAVNYRGDYLRVTRSDGCLRLHISLPHADRAELDLHQDGDDLLLTHRNEHRRIAMPDSLHGRQVTGARFLHDELVLTMT from the coding sequence ATGCGGATCATCCTGTACACCGGAAAGGGCGGGGTCGGCAAGACCACCGTCGCCGCCGCCACGGCCCTGCACCTGGCGGATCAGGGGAACCGGGTCCTGGTGATGAGCACCGACCCGGCACATTCGCTGGGTGATGCGCTGAGTCTGTCGCTGACCAGCGAACCGACCCGCGTCGCCCCGGGCTTGGATGCCCTGGAGGTCGACACCCTGGTGGAGAACGACCGGGCGTGGGCGGGTCTGCGCGACTACCTGGCGCGTCTCATGGTCCGGGAGGGTGAGGTTACGCTCGCCACCCAGGAGGCGCTGCTGTTGCCCGGGCTGGGCGAGTTGTTCAGCCTGCTGCGGGTCCTCGACCACGCCTCCTCCGGAAGCTACGACATCCTGGTGGTGGACTGCGCACCGACCGGCGAAACCCTGTCGCTGCTGAAATACCCGGAACGTCTCGACCAGTTGTTCCGCACCGCGCTGCCGACGAAGCGGGCGCTGGTGCGGATCCTCGGCAAGCCGTTCGAGCGGTTGACCCGGATCCCGATGCCCGAGGATCGTCTCTTCGACGACGTGCTCGGGTTGCTGGACCGGCTCAAGCGGCTGGGCGAGCTGCTCCACGACGGGAAGGTCACCACCCTCAGGTTGGTCGCCACCCCGGAGCACGTGGTCATCGCCGAGACCCGGCGCGCCCACACCTGGCTGACGATGTACGGCTTCGTCGTCGACGCCGTGGTGCTCAACCGCATCTACCCCGCCTCGGCTCTCGGTGACTACTTCGAGCCGTGGGCCGAGGCGCAGGCGGCGGGCATCCAACGGATCGAGGAGAGCTTCGCACATCTGCCGATTCACCGTCTCCTACTCCAGGAACGGGAAATCGCCGGGCTGGGGGCCCTCAGAGACCTGGCCCGGGCGATGTACGGCGACGACGACCCGGCGGCGGTCAACTACCGGGGCGACTACCTGCGCGTCACCCGCAGCGACGGCTGCCTGCGGCTCCACATCAGCCTGCCCCACGCGGATCGGGCCGAACTCGACCTTCACCAGGACGGCGATGACCTGCTGCTCACGCACCGGAACGAGCATCGCCGGATCGCGATGCCGGACTCGCTGCACGGCCGCCAGGTCACCGGCGCCAGATTCCTCCACGACGAACTGGTCCTCACGATGACCTGA
- a CDS encoding ABC transporter substrate-binding protein, producing the protein MPKPTTPKPTRRAVLAGMSGAAALTAIFPLPGCSSQNSPSGTESVPLPERLTNRQEVVIAMDPSTVKAPFDPVKGFGETGVLLFNSPLLTADEKNQIVNDVATGYEVSPDGLVWTFKIRTDIKFTDGTALTAEDVAFTYNQAKEAAKVSLPGFDTAVATGTDTVELRLTAPSSTLLYTAATLGIVPKSTYSDGFGDNPVGSGPWKFGHYTQGQQLILERNDNYHGTKAKFAKATLLLMESDAALAAAQSGQVDLACVYPALSSQQVPGFSLTSLPTFGYRVISLPCETPGAYEVEGQSVGNAVTSDPVIRKAMATALNREQIVKDCLLGYGEVAFDIFDAFPWGIKQETASLKDGDVAGAEAMLDQAGWAKSEGGIREKNGTKASFTLMYPPNDSGRQAIAEAFKAQMTQIGIDVELHGTDFTSMQDRNRKDAVVLGGGRLNPYHEYNMLSGTLARKKGWSNIACYSNEQVQANLDAALAATDQESANKFWHAALWDGTNGGSILGDNPYLVVGYIHHNYFVRNGLDIGTQRVHPHDHFLQVINNLNTWDVKAS; encoded by the coding sequence ATGCCCAAACCAACCACCCCGAAACCGACCCGCCGAGCCGTTCTGGCCGGAATGTCAGGAGCTGCCGCGCTGACCGCCATCTTCCCGCTGCCGGGCTGCTCGTCGCAGAACAGCCCCTCGGGAACCGAGAGCGTTCCGCTCCCCGAGCGGCTCACGAACCGCCAGGAAGTCGTGATCGCCATGGATCCGTCCACGGTCAAGGCCCCATTCGACCCGGTCAAGGGCTTCGGTGAGACGGGGGTGCTGCTCTTCAACAGCCCTCTTTTGACCGCGGATGAGAAGAACCAGATCGTCAACGACGTGGCGACCGGCTACGAGGTGAGCCCCGACGGCCTGGTGTGGACCTTCAAGATCCGCACGGACATCAAGTTCACCGATGGCACCGCCCTGACGGCCGAGGACGTCGCCTTCACCTACAACCAGGCGAAGGAGGCCGCCAAGGTCAGCCTGCCGGGCTTCGACACCGCCGTGGCGACCGGAACCGACACCGTGGAGCTCCGGCTCACCGCTCCCTCCTCCACCCTGCTGTACACGGCGGCGACGCTGGGCATCGTCCCGAAGAGCACCTACTCCGACGGTTTCGGGGACAACCCGGTCGGCTCGGGTCCGTGGAAATTCGGCCACTACACCCAGGGTCAGCAGCTGATCCTGGAACGCAACGACAACTACCACGGAACCAAGGCGAAGTTCGCCAAGGCCACCTTGTTGCTGATGGAATCCGACGCGGCGCTCGCGGCGGCCCAGTCGGGGCAGGTCGACCTCGCCTGCGTCTACCCGGCACTCTCCTCCCAGCAGGTCCCCGGTTTCTCGCTGACCAGCCTGCCCACCTTCGGCTACCGGGTGATCTCCCTGCCGTGCGAGACCCCCGGGGCCTACGAGGTGGAGGGACAGAGCGTCGGCAATGCGGTCACCAGCGACCCGGTGATCCGAAAGGCGATGGCAACCGCCCTGAACCGGGAGCAAATCGTGAAGGACTGCCTGCTGGGTTACGGTGAGGTGGCCTTCGATATCTTCGATGCCTTCCCGTGGGGCATCAAACAGGAAACGGCGAGCCTGAAGGACGGTGACGTCGCCGGAGCCGAAGCGATGCTGGACCAGGCGGGCTGGGCGAAGAGCGAGGGCGGAATCCGCGAGAAGAACGGCACCAAGGCGAGCTTCACCCTGATGTACCCGCCCAACGACTCCGGCCGTCAGGCCATCGCGGAGGCCTTCAAGGCCCAGATGACGCAGATCGGAATCGACGTGGAACTCCACGGCACGGACTTCACCTCGATGCAGGACCGCAACCGCAAGGACGCCGTGGTGCTGGGCGGTGGGCGTCTCAACCCCTACCACGAGTACAACATGCTTTCCGGAACGCTGGCCCGCAAGAAGGGTTGGTCGAACATCGCCTGCTATTCGAACGAGCAGGTGCAGGCCAACCTCGACGCGGCCCTGGCCGCCACCGATCAGGAAAGCGCGAACAAGTTCTGGCATGCAGCCCTGTGGGACGGCACCAATGGCGGCAGCATCCTCGGGGACAACCCCTACCTGGTGGTCGGCTACATCCACCACAACTACTTCGTGCGCAACGGGCTGGACATCGGAACCCAGCGGGTTCATCCCCACGACCACTTCCTCCAGGTGATCAACAACCTGAACACCTGGGACGTCAAGGCCTCCTGA
- a CDS encoding ArsA family ATPase, with the protein MERMILLTGKGGVGKTSLAAAHAVASAGSGKRTLLASMDAAHNLSDLFGFPPAPEPTEVAPNLEITEVDAGRVAEEEFADITAALSTLIARSDDDQVLDLPGFDPLFFLLRVHQLAHTGDYDRIILDMAPTGETLSLLQFPELLTWWMERIFPVQKLAVRVLRPVARGVWRLELPNAAAMNDIERLFQRLQEIQALLKDPSITSVRLVTLPERMVIEETRRSYLYLNLFGYSVDHVFVSGLYPAGEVGAFFSTWVEHQRQHLAEIRSSFVHLPITEVPRFRKDLVSQSDVARLAEVAINAHTFDVMPALAHERYVNADDGYDLQLPLPGTTTEEIDLKLTATDLAVRIGNFQRNIPLPSTLLGHDVAGAKLRDDVLTIRFRPTPQEVPS; encoded by the coding sequence ATGGAGCGAATGATCCTGCTGACCGGGAAAGGAGGCGTCGGCAAGACATCGCTGGCGGCCGCCCACGCCGTCGCCTCGGCCGGGAGCGGAAAACGCACGCTCCTGGCGAGCATGGATGCCGCCCACAACCTCTCTGACCTGTTCGGCTTCCCCCCGGCTCCCGAACCAACCGAGGTGGCCCCAAACCTGGAGATCACCGAGGTGGATGCGGGGCGCGTCGCCGAGGAGGAGTTCGCCGACATCACCGCCGCCCTGTCCACCCTCATCGCCCGGAGCGACGATGACCAGGTACTGGACCTCCCTGGCTTCGACCCGCTGTTCTTCCTGCTGCGGGTCCACCAGCTGGCCCACACCGGCGACTACGACCGCATCATCCTGGACATGGCCCCCACCGGCGAGACCCTGTCTCTGCTCCAGTTCCCGGAGCTGCTCACCTGGTGGATGGAACGGATCTTCCCGGTGCAGAAGCTCGCGGTCAGGGTGCTGCGCCCCGTGGCAAGGGGGGTGTGGCGGCTCGAACTGCCCAACGCCGCCGCCATGAACGACATCGAACGGCTCTTCCAGCGTCTCCAGGAGATCCAGGCGTTGTTGAAGGATCCCTCCATCACGTCGGTTCGCCTGGTCACCCTGCCGGAACGGATGGTGATCGAGGAGACCCGTCGCAGCTACCTCTACCTCAACCTGTTCGGCTACAGCGTCGACCACGTCTTCGTCAGCGGGCTGTACCCCGCCGGGGAGGTGGGTGCGTTCTTCAGCACCTGGGTGGAGCATCAACGGCAGCATCTGGCCGAGATCCGCTCGTCATTCGTTCATCTTCCGATCACCGAGGTGCCACGGTTCCGCAAGGATCTCGTCAGCCAGAGCGACGTGGCCCGCCTGGCCGAGGTCGCCATCAACGCCCACACCTTCGACGTCATGCCGGCCCTGGCCCACGAACGCTATGTCAACGCCGACGACGGCTACGACCTCCAACTCCCGCTGCCGGGAACCACCACCGAGGAGATCGACCTCAAACTGACCGCCACCGACCTCGCGGTTCGCATCGGCAACTTCCAGCGCAACATCCCCTTGCCCAGCACCCTGCTGGGCCACGACGTAGCCGGCGCGAAACTCCGCGACGACGTCCTGACCATCCGATTCCGCCCCACCCCACAGGAGGTCCCGTCATGA
- a CDS encoding MarR family winged helix-turn-helix transcriptional regulator encodes MDPHDMLFDYVDRFRSFLPSGAWQGLARDLAKNDVLTLLHLHRVRSSRMGDLAAYLNAPLNTATGVVSRLQQRGLVERQHSPDDKRIVLISLTEKGSRLITQGIKDSVSLIGRLFEELTPEETAVVLRVIDRIPGLLAEHPVERRPRATRRIPID; translated from the coding sequence ATGGACCCGCACGACATGCTGTTCGACTATGTGGACCGATTCCGTTCCTTCCTACCCTCGGGCGCCTGGCAGGGCCTCGCCCGGGATCTGGCCAAGAATGACGTGCTGACCCTGCTCCACCTCCATCGCGTGCGGTCCTCGCGGATGGGCGACCTCGCCGCCTACTTGAACGCCCCCCTCAACACTGCGACGGGGGTGGTCTCCCGGCTGCAGCAGCGCGGCCTGGTGGAACGCCAGCACAGCCCGGACGACAAGCGCATCGTGTTGATCTCCCTGACCGAGAAAGGCAGCAGGCTTATCACCCAGGGCATCAAGGACAGCGTCTCGCTGATCGGGCGTCTCTTCGAGGAACTGACCCCAGAGGAGACCGCGGTGGTGCTGCGGGTCATCGACCGCATCCCGGGTCTGTTGGCCGAACACCCGGTGGAGCGCAGACCTCGGGCCACCCGACGCATCCCCATCGACTGA